The DNA sequence tttaaaggcttttaaaacatcttcataGGCACTGCCAAGACCAGGACTGGAGAGTACTATAGATAAACAAAATCCTAAACCCTGACTGCAAAATGGTACACTAGTCTTGATGtggcagaaaaataaatggTAACATCATGGGTTCTAATGCTTATCaggaagtaaaaaataaaatctttagaaATCCAGAAATCTATCAGAAAATACATTTGGGATTCATAGAAACACATTTCCTTCAGGTACAAttctctattttttatttatcttccaCCTGGAGAAAACATAAACCACACTCCTTCATTTTAAAGACTTTGTTGGAACGCAGATTCTTTAATGTTGTCACCAAGTCAAAAGATTCAGAGTGAAAGGTTGATGGATGATGATGTTTAAAAGATATTAGACAATATACTGCTGGCACACGCTGTCATGCGAAGACATATTTGGCCATATAGTGTCATGGCAGGCCACCATGAATTCTATCGTGTATCAGAGAACACTTGAGGAAAACGCGAgggaagcagaactggaccctgtGACATGACAGTGACCCAGAGTATAACAATAAATCCACCAAGTACCAGCTGGAAATTAAGAAATAGAAAGCCCTGGTCAAAGCCCAGGTCCTGATCTCATTGAGTTAAAGTTCTGAGCTGCTTGAAACGGGCTTCACATGCAAAAGGAACCTGTTAAGCATCTCACAGCGGAAAGTGACGAGTGGCTCAGATTTGCCTCAAACTGATGTCAGAAACTGGTAGATGGTCTCACTGAAGATATTTCAACCAAAGCTGGTAACACCATTAGGGAGGGTGCCCTAACTTTTTTCtcagctaaaaaaacaaaaaacaaaaaaacccaaaacattttttgttgatATATTTTGCTTGATGAGTAAAacagttattttaataaacatagTTATTTCCCCTTCTGTTctcaagataaaaacaaaagtttacACATCGATATTTGAACATTTCTGTCagaatttcttcttcttcttgcttgGGACCAAAAAACCCCAAGAAAAAGTACCAACATCTACTGAGAATCCCTCCCAGAAAGATACAGAGAAAAACTTTAGAGTAGTTTGACAGAGTTGGAATGACCCATTTTATTGTGGGCAGCTGAAATACATGGGTGTAAATAGCAACAAAAGGAAGATAATGGTTGACTTCTGTACATTACATTCTAACAAAGAAGTGATGGTCTCGCAGTCTTTTCCACGTATGCGCCAGACCCTTCAACCGAGTACGATTATATTACTCATTCATCTGTGTTAAGACagttattataaaatataaagcaaCTCAGGACTAAAGATTTAATTGGTTAACACTTTAAAAATCACACCTCTATCTATGTCTACTTAATTTTAATACAGCCATACAATGCAAGTATACAAGGTTATTCTGTGGTTAGAGGGGAAGTACAACCAAAGATGCAAACATAcagttggttttttttaaactcctcCTGTGTGTGATTCAGAGGGAACAAGGCTGAGGCCTTTTTGTGTCATAGTTATGATCTTATAatgcagcaaaagaaaaaagaaaaacttttttactAAACACAGCCTGAGACAAGTGTACAATATGCACACTTGGAGGGAAATAAAAGCAACGCCGCGACAACATAAACGTACTAATATATACCATTGTTTCTCTGACTTCTCAGGTAAAAATAAATCTCTGATGTTTGTCCTTGGGTTCCATCTTCTGGTAGCAAAGTGCCAATAGAGTAATGGGACAGGTGGCTGGATTGTTGTGGGGGAGGCTTCTTCACGGTGCTCCTCATCCAACGTGACAACAGGCAAAAAGGGGctttgagggaaaaaaaacaactcaatttcagtgttttatgtcttttaaaCTGTcagattttttccttttttttaaattttttttataaatcaacAAGTCTCAAGGTCTTCATCACGTCTTCAAAAGAGGTTGTTTTTCGCCTTTGTGGCTCGACGTAGACGAACGGGTTCTCATTGGTTGTTTTTGGCTTTGGCGTGTGTGAGAATGTGAGACTTCAGGTTGGTGGACTGGGCGAATTTCTTATTGCAGCCGTCGAAGGGGCACACGTAGGGTCGGTCTCCAGTGTGGATCCTCACATGTGTGCGCAGGTTGAAGTCCAGAGAAAACCTTTTCCCACAGCCTTCAAAGGTGCActggagggggaaaaaaaggcaTCCCTgattaatctgttgacagggTGCAGTTCTTGGGTTGtttctgatttgttttgaaCAATCTTCAATGTACTGTGTTGGGAATTAATATAATagtgaagtggagggaaaaagaTTCATATATGgagaaaaactgaaatttcTAACACTGCACttcaccatccccacagtgaaacatggtagcagaagcatcatgctgtgcagACGTTTCTCTTTAGAAGTGATGGAAGATAGCAGaatcttaaaaaagaaaaaggcatcCAGAGACTTGCGACTAGGatggagctacaataaaatgatttagaTGGAAGCTTATTTGTGTGCTAGAATgggctagtcaaagtccagacccacatttaaatgagaatctgtgaaacatggtggtggcagtatcatgtcaAAGGAAGAGTTTTCTTCAGGTTACAATGGAGTGGttcaaatcaaagcatattcataagGTAGAGTGGCCTAGTTAGAGCTCAGACCTATACAAATTTAAAACCACCGtgtctcattttccttccactttaccaCTCTGTTATGcattactttaataaataaaataccaataaaataaaatagatttgtAGTTCTAACTAGGGATGGGCATATATATTGCCTGGCTGAGTATGCAGGTCACTAAAGTCAAAGGCCAAAACTTACAAATCATTGAGCGGGCCTCTTTGGGACACCAGTGACATGAAGTAATGCAATTTTATGATTAAACGGGATAAAGGAGTTGCAtttaatcatgtttttaaaacatactGACATTTATTGCTGCTTTTATTAAACCAACAGTAAACAAAATAGACCGTCCCAATCCGAAAATTACTTTTAGTTTTAGAGTAGAGATCATTGTTGTCATGATAACTCCTTTTTTCTATACTGtactgtaaaatatttgttgaagaGATCTTGCAGAAATTGTTAAATCAGAGAGATTTATGTGCCAAACCCAAGGTGAGCCGATAAGTTAATAATGTGTCAGAGTGTGTAATTAGCCCTGATGCCAACCTGAAAGGGTTTCTCCCCTGTGTGAACGAGCTGGTGGCGTTTGAGCTTGGAGCTCTCGACGAACGCCTTGCCGCACTCAGCGCAGACGTGCACACGAGGTCCGTGGGTATGAAGATGTTTCCTCATGGCCGAGTTATCCCTGAACATCTTTGTGCAGCCCTGGGGGAATCAAACGGAGCACAGCCCAGAGTTGGCAAACAAATAATGGGAGGCTTGTCTCAGTGAGGATGTCAATATTCTATTGATGCGCGAGGGGGTTATGTTTCCTTTCATACAAATGTCAGCGACAAGTGCTCTCCGCATTTTGTAGAGCTTTTAGAAAAAGGCTCTGAAAAGAGTAGAACAACAGATCTATAACACGCTGAAGTGGTGATGCTCTGTTAACAGCCCAAACTAAAAGAGCAGACTGCTCGCAGAGCAAAGAAAAACCATTTACTTTAGCAGCTCTAGATAAAACCTGATTGTAATTGTGCATCAGTGCACTTAGGTGCTATCAATGCTTTTCAATAACCTTTAGGAAAAAGAGACCAAGCAACAATGGGCAGCATTAAACGTGCGTGAACAGTGAATTGACAGGGTTCCTGCGAGAGGCGGCATCTTTAGACTCACTTTATGAGGACAGGCTATCGTTCGGGGAGCATCATCTTCTTTCACCTTCCTGGGCTTCATTCTGATAAGAGGAGGGGGGAGTAGATGGTTAGAggtactgaaaaaaaaacaaacaaaaacaaaacaaacatataaAGACATTCTGTTAACAAAAGCTTTAAACTGAAGTTTAATGTAACTCATTaaagtagagatgcaccaatcaattgGCCAATTCTCTGCTTAATCGACTCTGATCTGTTCAGCAGGTcaaataaaatcagataaaggtaGAAATAGATGCTTTGATGCACAAATGGCAATGGTGGTGTAATTCTTCATACCTGTTAGATTTAAAACTGATCtatcaaagaacctgcagcCCTTCCCCTCCTCTTATATGTtagaaaacaaataatctgaatcagaatcagcaggccagacctcaaagaaaacaggaaatagCCTGATCGTTGCATCTCCACTTGAAAGCATTAATGTTTTAGCTGAGAAATCACAGTTCAGCCTAAGAGGATGTTTGCTGGTAAAGGAAACAGTTCAGTTAAGTTTCTAAGGAAGAAGTATTCCAACAAATTACCCTTTCCCTGATGGTTTTATAAAGCTAAACTACAGTCACCAGCTGGTTTGTATTTACGCAGAGGACGTTTTTCTGCTAGGATGCTGCAGCGTCCGTGGTATTTTTACAGCGACATGCCTTAATTATTTCCCATAAAACGCACACAAGTTTAGAGTTGTCCGTGTTTGATGTGTTACACAGAGTCGGCCTGACATGCAGGGCGCCACACCAGCAGCAGCCTGCTGCAGTACCTCCTGTCATAGTGAGGATTTTTACTCAGAGGTACTTTGTAACATTTTCAGCTGAGCCATTCTCAGGGCCAGGctaaaaagaaacagaataaacaaaaataatgctgCTGGTACTTCTGACACGTTTAAGCATGTTATTGTGACAAATTCTATAATtttcctgctttaaacctctagCTTTTTATTCCCGCAGTTTCTGTTAAGATTCTTGAATTTTGACTACAAAACATTTACCTTAATAATGCTTGACCAGTAGTTGGGTCTTAATATCAGCACGTTTAACAAATCATCATTCAACCCAAAGCTGAAGCTTGATCCTGATTTGGGAGTGTgataaagggctatttcactaCTTTTTTGCCATGTGGACTAACTTAGAACAGCTCTAAGTAAAAATGTGACTTTTCACAAGTACACCGGATTACAACAAATTCAGAATCTGCAAAGTAGTTGGATATTTCAAAGCTTTattctgtttggttttgttaaatGGCAGTTTTAATGCTTTATCTGGCAATATAACCAAATCCAGATTTAAACTTGTCTAGATTTCAAGATTTTTAAGTTCTTAGTACCTTAAAACCAAAATACACATGTCTATTATGTTGAACTCAAGGTGTGATTGGGCAAACCTAAAGATATgtaatttaaacataaatcaatgtaaaatacatgttttaagtCTTTTAAGTCCCTGCTTTTCCAGACTCTTCAAGACTGCAGGAAGCCTGGGTAACCAGCCTTACCAACAGGAGAGCTGGATAACTGCAAGGGCTTTGTAAACTACAACTAATGCCTGGAGTGAGGCCATAAATGGTACACAGGTTGAAATTTACTAGACTAAAATTGAAGATCTCtaaaaaaagatatataaaCCAGATGAAAATTGGGTCCTTCCAGCACCACTAAACATGGCTTTATGACTATAAGTATGAACAGAGCATAGCTAAATACAACTACCTCAGCTTGTTATGCTTTTTATGCCATTATTGGCTATAACAGCAAGTTTTCATAAGGAATTTCTATATTAACCATTTGCAATagatttcagattttatcatgtttttaatttatttattatatcttAGAATAAATATATGTGTCAGAGATGCATCAACATTATTTCCtcgtcaagaacaatgatgttCACGTTAGTCAGCGTAGTTAGTATTTTACACGGTAATAACACCAACTTTCTCTTTAGGATGGGCTGCTTTCATGTCTTGAAAAAGCTGCAGCTCCTACTGTTTAAAGTCCTGTTGATTAGATGCCAGAGTAAGCTTTCTCAGCCTGTTGCTGCAggctgctggtcagctggctgaaagaaggctactacACTCACTAAGGTAATGGCGTTATGAAACTACAATTGACAAACTCCGAAAAGCCTGTCTGCAAACGGTGGACTGAGGATTCTACCCGAGCAGATTATTCATCAGCTAATGCCAGCTTGTTGTCTTTGTGTGactctataaagagcagaatggcAAAAAGGAGTAATATGAGCAATAAGTCAGTTTGCTGGAACACTACAACTAATTTTAGTGGATATTTGTTCTATATTTGTGCATAAGTCCTTAatcaaaatctaaataataataaaacacacaatTAATATTATAACTGTTGTAATTATAAATGTTGTTGCTTTAGTAGTAGTAGAAATAAATGTGGGTTCTCTGTTCTACATGAAAGCAATTAGATCATATCATTATCTGTGTAAATACTCATTTATCTATTGTTTAATCTATTGTTGACATCTAACACAACGAGGCAGCAGTGAAAGGCATCAACATCTGGATGTGAGGTCAATATTCTGATCATTAAATGCTTATCATATGAAAAATCATACTCTAGCTTAAACAACACTGGacttttacatacattttcatcTCAAAATCTAACAATACTTTGACAAGCAGGTACTTTGCCTTATTAGTCATTTTTTAACTTACATTTTGAAACATGTTCTGCAGTTTTGGGTTCTCTAAAATTAACCCCCTTTTCACCGCCTCCCTTATTTTTCATACCCTGCACACATAAACATATCCGGTCTTTATGCGTGAAAATATGGTTAAAATGtgtagaagctactgtttaacaataaaataattttaaaagaaatctctGTTACATACCACACTGTGTATACTATCAATTTCACTTTTCACAGCTTTTTTTCCCACATAACAGAATTCAAGCGTGTATAAAATAGCCCTAACATTTTAAGCTCAAATCTAAAAAAGACATGTTCTGACCTGAGAAAATCCCTTGAACAGCAGCCATAGCAGCTGCCTGCTCGTTTAAAGGCCCTGTGTTGACAGTGTAAACACGTCTGTTTACCGCTGGGAGCCGCTGACGGCGGAGACACTCACCTGGCAAATTCAGCCAGCTGTTTGGGGTCTGAGAGGTCGATCCCCGGGATGCCACCAGGGGGCAGCTTCTTCCCCGTCATGTACTCGGAGTAATCCGGAGGAGAGTTCTCCCCGACGATCTGCTCCTCCACCACTGACTCATGGTCGATGTCTTTATTGTCATCTAGGAACACATTACAGAGACTGAACCGATAACATATTGGTGGGACCCTGGCTACAAGCCTCGGGAGTCTGAAAACATCTGCTACAGCCTGCAGGCCACCTGATTATGTTAACAAGCACTTCACTGCAGCATAATTACTGAATAACATGAATACATTTACCACTTCCTCACATCCAATTTTCCTCACAAACACAATCATTTGTAAAATCTTGTTCAAATGCCACTACTTACCATGttatttttatggtttaaaacattttaaaaagtagatTTAAGTACACTTTACCAAGCATTACATCTGAGACCGAATTTTAGTATGCCATTTAAAATAACGGGCTTTGAGAACAATAAGTGAGGGTTTATATGAACCATTTTAATAAAGGTCTTATAGTTATCTCAATACACTATCAATGCCTTTGAATTTGTTAGaataaatcaatgtaaaaattgatttattaaaatgcaaaacatcaGAAACGTTTTGCTTTCTCTGTTATACTGAATAAAAAGTGCTATTTAATCGTAGCGGTTTTAATCATCTATATCATGCTACATATTTTAATACAAGCCTTTGGGTTACCACAGAAGTCACAGAGTTTGCTCTCTGTTAAAATGATTTCTCAACAACTTTCCAAATCACATTATATTCATTTTATAAAGTACTATTTACTAATtactatttattttcttaattctTTACCATAGAAATGCACTCATGCGTTAACATTACTCTTCACCAGCCAGCAGAGAGCACTAAAAATAGTGTAACACATAAAAAAGGTATGTCTCTGTCACTAAGCAGGCTACACGACTTGTTTTACCAACgcgtttaaaataattattggaACTAGTAAATACGAGCTCTGGAGTGTCTTTTTAAAAGCTATTTATATAATGGTGACTGATTACTAACTGGTTGCTGCGTCTCTTCGCACTCCGTCGCTTTTAAGGCTCAAAGCTAAACGGTGAAGTTAACTGTCAGCCACAGCAACCACACAGAGCTAACGGCTAAATAATATACTGAAAAAAATAGTACGTAACTACAAGAAAATCATCTGTATAAAACTTAAGTCCGAATTAATACAGTCGCCTTGAGCGATAGCGACTATGATGGCACAGAAAGTGCGCCACAGTTTTGCGGCCTGCAGAGATGTTAGACCCAGTTCTCTCCCGACCCGGAGCACGGCCGCCATCTCTGCCCGGCCGCGTCTATCGCCATCTTTTCGGGGCCGCCGCCATACTTACGAGTCTCGGGGAATATGGCGGCGCCCAGCAACACCTAAAACATGGCTTcccttcaaaacaaaaacatttccatatGGTAGAGCGGGGTTTTTAATCGAAAAAACAGACTAAACGTCGCTTTTCACAACAGCGCGACTGAGCACTCCAGGAAATAGTCTGGTGCAGCAGGACAACGCCCTGGTAATGAGGCCTCTTTGCAACGGAGCTTACAGAGACTGTAAGGGTAAAGTTACTTACCCGATGCCCACATTGTAACAGAAAATTCTCCCTCCAGAGTCTTTATTTGCACCTGCTTCTGTTCCCATTTTCTCCCACCAGCCTCGGCGCCGCTTAAATAGCTCTTTTTGCCTGCTTTCTTTCCACCAGTGCCGCCTCCTCGTTTCACCCGACCCACCGAGCTCTTCCCAGCCACAGTCACTAAAGTCTGCTCGATGTATTCATCCTCGACCCCAGGAGCCGGTACCGGGATGAGGATCTGATCCTCGAATCCGCCTCCGCCGTCCGTATGCAGGTCCGAATCGTCGCCGCCGACTACCTCCTCCCGGGTCTGGACCAGGATTACCTCCTGGTGGTGGTGGATCGAGCTGGGGTCGTCCGTGACCAACGGTTGCAGGGCAATCATGGGCTGCCCGTCGTCGTCGTCGTCGTCGTCATCCCCGCCGACCACCGTGGTCTCAATAGTCTCCACCGGTATCGTCTCCACTTCTATTTCGTGCAGCTCCACGATCTCGGCCGGCATCTCCGAGCCGTCTGTCTCAATGTACAGCGTATCTCCGGATGCCATGTTGAAATCCGCCAGTTTGACTGTCTCATTCACGCCGTGTTGTGCGCCTTGTTTTCGGACCTCGCAaacactctctcacacacaccccCTTGGTCCGCTCCTGTCTCCTCTCCCTGTTCTTCGATAACAACTCTCCTCACTCCGTTCCACGCCAGTTCTCGTCGCCACTACGCTCTC is a window from the Girardinichthys multiradiatus isolate DD_20200921_A chromosome 15, DD_fGirMul_XY1, whole genome shotgun sequence genome containing:
- the yy1b gene encoding transcriptional repressor protein YY1b isoform X3, which encodes MASGDTLYIETDGSEMPAEIVELHEIEVETIPVETIETTVVGGDDDDDDDDGQPMIALQPLVTDDPSSIHHHQEVILVQTREEVVGGDDSDLHTDGGGGFEDQILIPVPAPGVEDEYIEQTLVTVAGKSSVGRVKRGGGTGGKKAGKKSYLSGAEAGGRKWEQKQVQIKTLEGEFSVTMWASDDNKDIDHESVVEEQIVGENSPPDYSEYMTGKKLPPGGIPGIDLSDPKQLAEFARMKPRKVKEDDAPRTIACPHKGCTKMFRDNSAMRKHLHTHGPRVHVCAECGKAFVESSKLKRHQLVHTGEKPFQCTFEGCGKRFSLDFNLRTHVRIHTGDRPYVCPFDGCNKKFAQSTNLKSHILTHAKAKNNQ
- the yy1b gene encoding transcriptional repressor protein YY1b isoform X2, with product MASGDTLYIETDGSEMPAEIVELHEIEVETIPVETIETTVVGGDDDDDDDDGQPMIALQPLVTDDPSSIHHHQEVILVQTREEVVGGDDSDLHTDGGGGFEDQILIPVPAPGVEDEYIEQTLVTVAGKSSVGRVKRGGGTGGKKAGKKSYLSGAEAGGRKWEQKQVQIKTLEGEFSVTMWASDIDHESVVEEQIVGENSPPDYSEYMTGKKLPPGGIPGIDLSDPKQLAEFASTSNHLLPPPLIRMKPRKVKEDDAPRTIACPHKGCTKMFRDNSAMRKHLHTHGPRVHVCAECGKAFVESSKLKRHQLVHTGEKPFQCTFEGCGKRFSLDFNLRTHVRIHTGDRPYVCPFDGCNKKFAQSTNLKSHILTHAKAKNNQ
- the yy1b gene encoding transcriptional repressor protein YY1b isoform X1, coding for MASGDTLYIETDGSEMPAEIVELHEIEVETIPVETIETTVVGGDDDDDDDDGQPMIALQPLVTDDPSSIHHHQEVILVQTREEVVGGDDSDLHTDGGGGFEDQILIPVPAPGVEDEYIEQTLVTVAGKSSVGRVKRGGGTGGKKAGKKSYLSGAEAGGRKWEQKQVQIKTLEGEFSVTMWASDDNKDIDHESVVEEQIVGENSPPDYSEYMTGKKLPPGGIPGIDLSDPKQLAEFASTSNHLLPPPLIRMKPRKVKEDDAPRTIACPHKGCTKMFRDNSAMRKHLHTHGPRVHVCAECGKAFVESSKLKRHQLVHTGEKPFQCTFEGCGKRFSLDFNLRTHVRIHTGDRPYVCPFDGCNKKFAQSTNLKSHILTHAKAKNNQ